The genome window CGCCGGTCCTCGAGCTCGACGTGACGAACCCCGAGCACCCCCCGGCGCTCGCCCGGGCGCTCGAGGAGCGCTTCGGGCGCCTCGACGGCATCCTCCACTCGATCGGCTTCGCGCCCGCGAGCTGCCTCGGCCGGGGGATGCTCGCCGCCACGTGGCCCGAGGTCTCGACGACCCTCGAGGTCTCCGCCTTCTCGCTGCGGGTACTCGCCGGCGAGCTCCTCCCGCTGCTGCGGGCCGGCGGCGGGGGCTCGATCGTCGGGCTCGACTTCGACGCCAGCACCGCCTGGCCCGGCTACGACTGGATGGGGGTGGCGAAGGCTGCGCTCGAGTCGCTTACGCGCTACCTCGCCCGGGATCTCGGACCCGAGGGCGTGCGCGTCAACCTCGTCGCCGCCGGCCCGGTGCGGACGGTGGCCGCGAAGGCCATCCCGGGCTTCGAGCGCTTCGAGGACGCGTGGGCCGAGCGCGCGCCGCTCGGCTGGGACGCGTCGGGGGACGGCGCGGCCGTGGCACGCGCCTGCGTCGCGCTCTTGTCGGACTGGTTCCCGCGCACGACGGGAGAGATCGTCCACGTCGACGGCGGCTTCCACGCCGTCGGCGCCTAGCAGCGCCGAAGCGGCCCGGTGTTAGGGTGGAGCCGCTGGCGGCGTGGCCGAGTGGTTTAGGCAAGGGCCTGCAAAGCCCTGTACCCCAGTTCGATTCTGGGCGCCGCCTCGGCGGCCCCTCAGGGCGAGCACCGGCGCGCCATCGAGGCACGACACGCCGTCGGCCTATCGTGCAGCCGTGGAGCTCCACGAGCTGAGCGCCCTCGAGCTGGCCGACGCGCTCCGCCGGCGCGAGGTGAGCCCGAGCGAGGTCGTGGAGCACCACCTGCGGCGCATCGACGAGCACGGCGCCCGGATCGGCGCCTTCGTCACCGTCTCCGAGGGCGAGGCCCGGGCGGCCGCGGCGCAGGCCGAGCGGGCGCTGCTCGAGGGACGCGCAGACGCCCCGCTCCTCGGCGTCCCGACCGCCATCAAGGACCTCAACCTCACCGCGGGCGTCCGCACGACGTTCGGCAGCGCGCTCGGCGCGAGCTTCGTGCCCTCGGTCGACGACCACGTCGTCACCTTGCTGCGCGAGGCCGGCCTCATCAGCCTCGGCAAGACGAACACCCCGGAGTTCGGCCTGTGCTGCTACACCGAGCCGGAGGTCGCGCCACCGGCCCGCTGCCCCTACGACCTCGCCCGCTCGGCCGGCGGCTCGAGCGGCGGGGCCGGCGCGGCGGTCGCCGCGCGCCTCGTCCCGCTCGCGCAGGGGAGCGACGGCGCGGGATCGGTGCGCATCCCCGCGAGCGCCTGCGGCGTCGTGGGTCTGAAGCCGGCGCGCGGCCGAGTGAGCAACGGGCCGCTCGGGTCCGACGTCGGCGGCCTCGCCGTGAACGGGGTCCTCGCTCGCACCGTGGCCGACGCCGCCGCGGCGCTCGACGCGATGGCCGTGCCGATGCCCGGCGATCCCTGCTGGGCGCCGCCGCTGCCGCCAGGCGAGCGCTTCCTCGACGCGACGCGGCGCGAGACGGGTCGGCTGCGCATCGGCCGCTTCCTCGAGCCGGTGATCGCCGAGGCGGCGGTCGATCCAGAGTGCGTGCGGGCGTACGAGGTCGCCTCGTCGCTGCTCGAGTCGCTCGGCCACGAGGTCGAGGACTGCCCACGCCCACTGCCGAGCGAGGTCACGGCGAGCTTCGAGGTCGTCTGGAGTGTCGGCGCCGCTGCCATCCCGGTCCCGCCCGGCGGCGACGACCTGCTCCGTCCGATCACTCGCTGGCTGCGAGGGCGCGGCCGAGCGGTCGACGCGCCGAGCTTCGTCCGAGCCGTCGCCGAGCTGCAGCTCGCGGCGCGCCGGGCGATCGTCGCGACGGCTGCCTTCGACGCCCTGCTGACGCCGACGCTCGCCCAGCGCCCGGCGCTGGTCGGCGCGCTGCGCGACGACGAGGACCCCGCCGCGGACTTCGAGGCCCAGAAGCGCTTCACCCCCTTCAGCGCGATGGCGAACCTCACCGGACAGCCAGCGATCTCCCTGCCGCTCCACTGGAGCGAGGACGGCCTGCCGATCGGCGTCCAGCTGGTCGGTCCGAGCGCCGGCGAGGCCCGGCTGCTCTCCCTCGCCGCCCAGCTCGAGGCGGCCGCGCCCTGGCACGCACGGGCGCCCGAGGGGTTCTGAGGACGCCCGTGCGCCCGTGGCCGAGACGCGACGGCGGTCAGCCGGCCGACGCGCCCGCCTCGAGCTGGCCGCCGCTACCGCTGCGGGTCAACTCGCCGGCGCCGGCGGTCGATCGGTGGAACGTGGTCGAGCTGCCCGAGCCGCTGCCAACCTTCGACGTCGTGCGCGACGCCGCGTGCGACGTCGAGCACGGCCCCGGATCGCTCGCGGACCTCGTCGCCGCTGCCCAGGCCGGCGACAGCCGCGCCTGGGAGTCCCTCTACCGCTCCCTCTACCCGCGCCTCGTCGCCTTCGCCCGGCGCGGCCTCGGTCCCGACGAGGCCCGGGACGCCGTCTCGGAGGCGATGATCCGCGCCGTCGCCGGGATCCACCGCTTCCGGTGGCGCGGCGGCGGCTTCGAGGGCTGGCTGTTCGCCATCTTGCGCAACGTCATCGCCGACCGCTGGCGCCGCGGCGAGCGCGAGCGTGCCGCGCTCCAGCGCGCGCGCGACGAGCGCGACGAGCACGACCTCGCCGAGCGCCTCGTCGCGAGCGACGAGGCGCGCTCGGTGCGCGCCGCGTTCCTCCGCCTCACCGACGCGGACCAGGAGCTGCTCTACCTGCGCGTCGTCCTCGGCCTGAGCGCCGAGGCCGTGGGGACCGTGCTCGGGAAACGACCCGGGGCCGTCCGCATGGCCCAGGCGCGGGCGCTCGAGCGCCTGCGCCGGCACCTCGCGGAGACTGAGCCATGAGGGCTCGCGAGCGCAGCGAGCTCGCCGCGTCGCTCGAGCGCGCGCTGCGGGCGCCGGCGGACCGGCCGTCGAGCGAGGAGCTGGCCCGCTTGCGCGCCGCGCTGGAGGTCGTCCCCCTCCTCGCCGCGAGCAGCACGCCTGGCGCGAGGCGGGCGCCCCGGCTCCTCGTCGCCGCGGTGCTCGCCTGCCTCGCGGCGCTCGCCGTCGCCGCCGCCCGCCCGCCGCTGCCGACGCCGCTTCGCGCCCTCGCCGTCTCGATCGGCCTGCCCGTTGACGACGCAGCGGTGGCCGCGGTGAAGGGGCGCATCGCCGCCCTCGAGGCGGCGCTCGTCGAGCGCGACCCGCGCCGGGCTCGATCCGCCGCCGCCGCCCTGCGCGCGAGCCTCGGACGCCTCTCGCGAGGCGACGAGGCGAAGGTCCAGCCCGAGGCCGGGCGCATCCTCGCGCTCGCCGAGCAGCTCCTCGCGGCCAGCGGGGCGCCCGAGACCGGGGGCACGCCGCCACCGACGAGCTCGCCGCCACCGAGGAGCACCGTGGCACCGTCGGCGAGCACGCCGTCCGTCACGCTCCCGCCCGGGAGCGGGCACGGCGAACTCGGCGACCGGCCCACGGGCGGCACCGACGACGGCGCACGCCTCAGCGGCGCCAGCGCCACGAGGCGGCCCGGCGGGGACAGCGCCGACGGGGCCGCGCCGGCCACCGACCGCACGGGCCCGATCGCTGGGGACGACTGAGGTGCCCTTTCGGGCAGACTCGGCGCTCGCGCGTGACGCGACGGTGGCCACCACGTTGAGGACGGCGACCGAGGCGACGCCCTCGGCAGGGACGGCGGAGCGACGGATCGGGGGCAGGCGTGGACGGGAAGCGTTGGGCGCAGGCGGTCGTCGTGGCGGGCGCGCTGCTCGCGACAGCAGTCACGGCGCCGGGAAGCTCGGGTAGCACGCCGGGTCGGCCGCGTGGGCACACGGGACACCCGCGCTCGCCGCACGCCGCGGTCGTGCGCGGGGTCGTCGTGGCGCGCGAGGCGCCACGGCGGGTCCTCGTGCTCGCCACTCCGTCCGGCCTCGTGCGCACGCTGCGCGTCCGCGCGCTGCGCGAGACGGTGGGCGCCGCGCTCGTCGCGCGGGTGCTGCCGCTCGCCGACGGCACCTACCGCACCCTCGCCCTCGCAGCGCACGGTCGTGCGCACCGGGCGCGGCTGCGAGCCACGATCGTGCGCGCCTGGCCGGACAGGCTCCTCGTCTCCGCCGGCGGCAGCGACTTCGCGATCGCTCGCCCCCGGCTGCGCGCCCTCGCGTCGAGGCTCGCCGGGACCCCGGGCCAGCCGAGCACCGGCGAGGTCGTCGACATCGCCGTGTCGATCGGGGCCCAGGGCGCCGAGGCGCTGCACCTCCAGCAGGTCGGCCAGACCTCGGTCCTCGAGCTCGACGGCGTCCTGTCCGCCGTCGGGTCCCAGAGCCTCGTCCTCGCCGTGAACGAGGGCGCGCTCACGACGGTCGAGATCCCCCCGAGCCTCACCCTCCCGCCGACGTTCGTCGTCGGTGACCAGGTCGAGCTCCTCGTCGCCTACGCCAACCAGTCGTTCAGCCTCATCACCATCAAGGACAACGGCGCCGCGGCGGCCCAGGCGGCGACCGGGGTGAGCCAGTCGGGCGACGGCGAGAGCGAAGGCGTCGAGGTGGAGGGGGTGCTGACGTCCTACAGCGCCTCGAGCGTCGTCATCCAGCCCGGCGACGGCGCGGCGCCCGTCACCCTCGCCGTGCCCCCGAACCTCGCGCTGCCCGCCGGCCTCGGGATCGGGGCACGCGTCGCCGCGACGGGCCAGCTGGTGGGCGGAGTCCTCACCCTCGAGCGCCTCGAGGTCCGCACCGGTGAGGGAGAGGCGAGCGACGCCACGAAGGTGGAGGGCGTGGTGAGCTCGGTCGGCCCCACCACCCTCGTGGTCCAGCCCGCCGACGGCGGCGCGGCGGTCACCTTCGCCGTCCCGGCCGGCTTCGACCTCACGGGCATCGTCCCGGGCGTGACCGTGCGTGCCGAGGGGAGGTCGGTGAACGGCACCCTCACCCTCCAGGGCGTCGAGGTGCCCGAGGCCGACCGCGTCCACGTCAGCGGCACCGTCGTGACCGTCGACGCCTCGACGCTCGTCGTCCAGCCCGGCGACGGCGGCGCGGCGGTCACCTTCGCCGTCCCGGCCGGCTTCGACCTCTCGGGCGTGACGGCGGGCATGGCCGTCGAGGCGAGGGGGGTCCTCGCCAACGGCTCCCCGCTGCTCACCGAGGTGCAGGCGGGCGGCACCGACGACTGAGCGGCGGCGCCGGGACGACCCGGCGCGGGCGCTCCTCGAGCGAGGCGGACGCGCGCCGTCGCGCCAGCGGACGCCGCTTCTCAGGGGGCGAGCCCGGTGAACGCGACCTGGTCGGCGATGTCCCGCAGCTTGAGGTTGAGCCGCTGCGAGGCCCGCCGCAGCCGGTCGAACGCCTGGTCGGCGGTGATGCCCTCGCGCGCCATCAGGATCCCCTTCGCCTGGCCGATGACGTCGCGCGACCGGAGCGCCTCCTCGAGCTGCTCCTGGCGGAGCTTCGCCGCGAGGACGAGCGCCCCGTGGGTCGCGAGGAGCAGGCCGATCGAGACGCTCTCCTTCGTGAGCGCTGCCGCCCTCCCCGCCGAGACGGTGAGCGTCCCGATGGTGCGCTCGTCGCTGCCCACCGAGGCGCGCCCGTCGGCGCGCACGGCGCGGCGCTCCTCGACGAAGAGGCGGAAGGCGGCGATGCAGCGCACGTCGCCCGACGCGCTCGCCCTCGCGCTGAAGCGGTGCCAGCGGCCGTCGCTGCGCAGGTCGTCGGCGACGACGAACGTCTCCGTCGCGGCGTCGCGCGTCGGCCCCTCCCCCACCTCTTCCTGGAGCGCCTCGAGGCGCGTCGCGGTCTCGCTCGAGGCGACCCGGACCGTGCTGTGGCGCGCCCGGACCACCGAGACGCTCGCGTGCTCGCAGCCGTCGATCGTGGCGACCGCCAGGCCCACGACGCGCTCGAGCGCCGAGGCGAGGTCTGGCTCGGCGAGGAGGGCGCGCGCCATCCGAGCGAACGAGCCAGCCGGTTCCAGGTCGAACAGGTCACCCATTGCTACCCCACCGCTGGTCGTTCGCGCCCTTCGCCGTCCCTCGCGGTCCTCCGCGCCGGCCACCAGACGGCCGCGCCGTCCCGCCCTGGGCAGCATGCAGGACGGCCGGGCCGGCGTTTAGGGCCGAAGGACACCGGCCGCGAGCCGCAGGGTCCGAGGCGGGTCGCCGGCTCGCCTACGAGCCGGAGACCCGGAGCACGGCCTTGCCCGCGACGCGCCGCTGGCGCAGCTCCTCCACGACCGCGGGGGTCTCCGACCAGTCGCCGCGGCGGCCGACCTGGGGGTCGAGCTCGCCAGCGGCGAGGAGGCCGACGAGCTCGGCGAGGTCGGCTCCGATGCGCTCGGACATCGAGAAGCAGACCAGCCGGCGCCGCCCCCCCACCGTCGCGAACGGCGGGAAGACGGCCGGCTCGTCTGCCGCGGCACCGATCGAGACGAGGACGCCGCCGGGCCCGAGCAGGCCGAGGGCGCCGACGAGCGTCGAGCCGCCGACCGTCTCGATCACGGCGGCGAGCCCTGGCTCGACCGCTCCGAGCGAGGTGACGACGGCCTCGGCGCCGAGGTCGCGCAGACCCTCCCCGCGGCGCTCGCTGCCGACGAGGGCGACCACCCGACCCCCGGCACGCGCCGCCAGCTGGACGGCGAAGCGGCCGACGCCGCCGGACGCCCCGGTGACGAGGACACGGCGCGCGAGGACCGACTCCGCGGCGCGGACCGCCTGGAGGGCCGTCACGCCGGCGACCGGGAGGGCGGCGGCGTCCTCGAGCGAGACCCCGTCGGGCACGAGCGCCGCGTTGGCGGCGTCGGCGACGCGCAGCTGCGCCCACCCGCCGCCGCCGGCATGGGTGACGACCCGGTCACCGGGGGCGAAGCCCTCGACGTCGCCACCGATCGCGACGACGACGCCGGCTGCGTCCCAGCCGGGCACGCTCCCCGCGGCGGAGGTCTCCCGCGGCAGCTCGCCGCGATTGAGCGTGATCGCCTCCACCGCGACGAGGAGCTCGCCGCCGGCCGGCTCGGGTTCCGGTACCTCGGCGAAGCGCAGCCGGCCGGGAGCGCTGTGATCGATGACGAGGGCGCGCACGCGCAGCTCCTTCCCGCACCTCGGGCTCGCGCCGAGGCCCATTGTGCGCGTCGCTCGCCGCGCGCTCAAGCGCCCGGGGCTGTGGGGTCCCCGAGCTCTAGCGGAAGTCCCGGGAGCGCGCGAGGGCGAGGGGGAGCTCGAGCGCCTCGAGCCGCTCCGCCACGACCGACAGGGCGGCGCCGGCGTGCTCGAGGCGCCCCCTGACGAGGAGGGCCGGTGCGGTCGCGGCGGCGTGGTGGCGGGCCCACAGCCCGGGAGAGCAGATCACGTTCACCACGCCGGTCTCGTCCTCGAGGTTGACGAAGACCGTGCCCCCCGCCGTCGCCGGGCGCTGCCGGTGCGTCACGACGCCCGCCACCGTCACCTTGGCCAGGTCGCAGCCGGCGAGGTCGGCGGCGCGCAGGACGCCGAGGGCGGCGAGCCGGGGGCGGCACAGCTCCATCGGGTGGCCCTCCGGGCTGACCCCGGTCGCCCACAGGTCGGCGGCGAGCTCCTCGGCGGGGGTCATCGCCGGGAGGTCGGGGGCGCGCACCCCGGGGAGCATCCCGGGCAGGCGATCGGCGCGGGCGCCGGCGAGGGCGCCGGCCGCCCACAGGGCGGCACGACGGGAGGCTGGCCCGTCGCCCTCCTCGGCCACCGGGAGGCTGGCGAGCGCCCCCGCGCCCGCCAGCGCCTCGAGCTGGGGGCGCTCCAGCCCGGCGCGTCGGGCCAGGTCCTCGACGCTCGCGTAGGGGGCACCGGCCACGAGCCGAGCGGCGAGGCCGGGGCCGATCGTGCGGATCGCCCCGAGCCCGAGGCGCACAGCCGTCTCCCCCGTGGCCGGGTCCACCTCGAGCGTCGCCTCCGCGCCGCTCGCGTTGACGTCGGGGCGGAGCACGACGACCCCGTGGCGCCGGGCGTCGGCCACCAGGCTCTGGGGCGACCAGAACCCCATCGGCTGGGAGTTCACCAGCGCGGCGAGGAAGGCGGCCGGGTAGTGGAGCTTGAACCACGCCGAGGCGTAGACGAGGTAGGCGAAGGAGACGGCGTGGGACTCGGGGAAGCCGAAGTTCGCGAAGGCCGCGAGCTGCTCGTAGACGGCGTCCGCGACCTCCCCGCCCACCCCGCGCGCCGCCATGCCCGCGTACAGCCGGTCACGCAGGCGCTCCATGCGCTGGGCGGAGCGGCGCGAGCCCATCGCCTGGCGGAGCTG of Acidimicrobiales bacterium contains these proteins:
- the fabI gene encoding enoyl-ACP reductase FabI, whose amino-acid sequence is MGILEGKKLLITGVLTDDSLAFRVAELAQREGADIALTGFGRGRSLTERVARKLAGPPPVLELDVTNPEHPPALARALEERFGRLDGILHSIGFAPASCLGRGMLAATWPEVSTTLEVSAFSLRVLAGELLPLLRAGGGGSIVGLDFDASTAWPGYDWMGVAKAALESLTRYLARDLGPEGVRVNLVAAGPVRTVAAKAIPGFERFEDAWAERAPLGWDASGDGAAVARACVALLSDWFPRTTGEIVHVDGGFHAVGA
- a CDS encoding amidase, whose product is MELHELSALELADALRRREVSPSEVVEHHLRRIDEHGARIGAFVTVSEGEARAAAAQAERALLEGRADAPLLGVPTAIKDLNLTAGVRTTFGSALGASFVPSVDDHVVTLLREAGLISLGKTNTPEFGLCCYTEPEVAPPARCPYDLARSAGGSSGGAGAAVAARLVPLAQGSDGAGSVRIPASACGVVGLKPARGRVSNGPLGSDVGGLAVNGVLARTVADAAAALDAMAVPMPGDPCWAPPLPPGERFLDATRRETGRLRIGRFLEPVIAEAAVDPECVRAYEVASSLLESLGHEVEDCPRPLPSEVTASFEVVWSVGAAAIPVPPGGDDLLRPITRWLRGRGRAVDAPSFVRAVAELQLAARRAIVATAAFDALLTPTLAQRPALVGALRDDEDPAADFEAQKRFTPFSAMANLTGQPAISLPLHWSEDGLPIGVQLVGPSAGEARLLSLAAQLEAAAPWHARAPEGF
- a CDS encoding RNA polymerase sigma factor, with translation MRPWPRRDGGQPADAPASSWPPLPLRVNSPAPAVDRWNVVELPEPLPTFDVVRDAACDVEHGPGSLADLVAAAQAGDSRAWESLYRSLYPRLVAFARRGLGPDEARDAVSEAMIRAVAGIHRFRWRGGGFEGWLFAILRNVIADRWRRGERERAALQRARDERDEHDLAERLVASDEARSVRAAFLRLTDADQELLYLRVVLGLSAEAVGTVLGKRPGAVRMAQARALERLRRHLAETEP
- a CDS encoding ANTAR domain-containing protein, whose product is MGDLFDLEPAGSFARMARALLAEPDLASALERVVGLAVATIDGCEHASVSVVRARHSTVRVASSETATRLEALQEEVGEGPTRDAATETFVVADDLRSDGRWHRFSARASASGDVRCIAAFRLFVEERRAVRADGRASVGSDERTIGTLTVSAGRAAALTKESVSIGLLLATHGALVLAAKLRQEQLEEALRSRDVIGQAKGILMAREGITADQAFDRLRRASQRLNLKLRDIADQVAFTGLAP
- a CDS encoding zinc-binding dehydrogenase, which encodes MRALVIDHSAPGRLRFAEVPEPEPAGGELLVAVEAITLNRGELPRETSAAGSVPGWDAAGVVVAIGGDVEGFAPGDRVVTHAGGGGWAQLRVADAANAALVPDGVSLEDAAALPVAGVTALQAVRAAESVLARRVLVTGASGGVGRFAVQLAARAGGRVVALVGSERRGEGLRDLGAEAVVTSLGAVEPGLAAVIETVGGSTLVGALGLLGPGGVLVSIGAAADEPAVFPPFATVGGRRRLVCFSMSERIGADLAELVGLLAAGELDPQVGRRGDWSETPAVVEELRQRRVAGKAVLRVSGS